Proteins encoded by one window of Nakamurella alba:
- the recR gene encoding recombination mediator RecR, translating into MYEGPVQDLIDELGRLPGIGPKSAQRIAFHLLTVEVADLTRLQAALQRVKDEVKFCTECGNVAEGDLCRICSDPRRDAGSICVVEEPKDVAAVERTREFRGRYHVLGGAISPIDGIGPDQLRIAPLLRRIAEPGVHEVILATDPNLEGEATATYLVRLLRTFPDLAVTRLASGLPVGGDLEYADEVTLGRAFSGRRAVDA; encoded by the coding sequence GTGTACGAGGGTCCGGTCCAGGACCTGATCGACGAGCTCGGCCGGCTCCCGGGCATCGGCCCGAAGTCCGCGCAGCGCATCGCCTTCCACCTGCTCACCGTCGAGGTCGCCGACCTGACCCGGTTGCAGGCGGCCCTGCAGCGCGTGAAGGACGAGGTCAAGTTCTGCACGGAATGCGGGAACGTCGCCGAGGGCGACCTGTGCCGGATCTGCAGCGACCCGCGCCGGGACGCCGGGTCCATCTGCGTGGTCGAGGAGCCCAAGGACGTCGCCGCCGTCGAACGCACGAGGGAGTTCCGCGGCCGCTACCACGTGCTCGGTGGCGCCATCTCGCCGATCGACGGCATCGGGCCGGACCAGCTGCGCATCGCGCCGCTGCTGCGCCGGATCGCCGAACCGGGTGTGCACGAGGTCATCCTGGCCACCGACCCCAACCTCGAGGGCGAGGCCACCGCCACCTACCTGGTGCGACTGCTCCGCACCTTCCCGGACCTCGCCGTCACCCGGCTCGCCTCCGGGCTCCCGGTGGGTGGCGACCTGGAGTACGCCGACGAGGTCACTCTCGGGCGGGCGTTCTCCGGGCGCCGCGCCGTGGATGCCTGA
- a CDS encoding YbaB/EbfC family nucleoid-associated protein, with translation MQPGMPDLSQIMLQAQQMQEDMAAAQASLADAEVTGTAGGGLVSAVVNGEGRLQAVVIDPSVVDPDDVETLGDLVVAAVRDAERRAGELAARTMGAVTDQMAGLAGGLGLGGLGFGGPGAPGVIDAGPDKV, from the coding sequence ATGCAGCCCGGCATGCCCGACCTGTCCCAGATCATGTTGCAGGCCCAGCAGATGCAGGAGGACATGGCGGCGGCGCAGGCGTCGTTGGCCGACGCCGAGGTGACCGGCACCGCCGGCGGCGGTCTGGTCTCCGCGGTGGTCAACGGCGAGGGCCGGCTGCAGGCCGTGGTCATCGACCCGTCGGTCGTCGACCCGGACGACGTGGAGACCCTGGGTGACCTGGTCGTCGCCGCCGTCCGTGACGCCGAGCGCCGGGCCGGCGAGCTGGCCGCCCGCACCATGGGCGCGGTGACCGACCAGATGGCCGGTCTGGCCGGTGGGCTCGGCCTGGGTGGGCTGGGCTTCGGCGGCCCCGGCGCGCCCGGCGTCATCGACGCCGGCCCGGACAAGGTCTGA